From the Maioricimonas rarisocia genome, one window contains:
- a CDS encoding DUF1559 domain-containing protein, whose amino-acid sequence MKATRQGFTLIELLVVIAIIAILVALLLPAVQQAREAARRTQCKSHLKQIGIALHNYHDVSRSFPPFFIHRTGNATRIADPDKGANWLVFLLPYIDQAPLYNQWDFNIPANQNPGRSAELAVYKCPTDPFSSGNFCNYAGGEWARGNYGMNVSPCSFGVTNGAGPLGGIGGANHVARMRDIRDGTSNTVAVDELRGGVNEHDLRGSWAMPGLAAGTAAMFNDASTPNSKEPNSDDMENCAVSGQAGNPAQGMGCFDSNTTGQMTARSLHIGGLHLLLADGSVSFVSENIDYKRNQIGCGGLPRGVWQAIHTRGGGEVVGEF is encoded by the coding sequence ATGAAAGCGACCCGACAGGGTTTTACGCTCATCGAACTGCTCGTCGTCATCGCGATCATCGCGATTCTGGTCGCCCTTCTGCTCCCGGCGGTGCAGCAGGCCCGTGAAGCCGCCCGGCGGACACAGTGCAAAAGTCATCTGAAGCAGATCGGCATCGCGCTGCACAACTACCATGACGTCAGCCGCTCGTTCCCGCCGTTCTTCATCCACCGAACCGGCAACGCCACCCGCATTGCGGATCCCGACAAGGGGGCGAACTGGCTGGTGTTTCTGCTTCCCTACATCGATCAGGCCCCGCTCTACAACCAGTGGGACTTCAACATCCCGGCCAATCAGAACCCCGGTCGGTCCGCGGAGCTTGCGGTCTACAAGTGCCCGACCGATCCCTTCAGCAGCGGGAATTTCTGCAACTATGCCGGCGGAGAATGGGCCCGCGGCAACTATGGGATGAACGTTTCGCCGTGCAGCTTCGGCGTCACCAACGGGGCCGGTCCGCTCGGAGGGATCGGAGGCGCGAATCACGTGGCTCGCATGCGTGACATCCGTGACGGAACGTCCAATACGGTGGCCGTCGATGAGTTGCGGGGCGGAGTGAACGAGCACGACCTGCGTGGCAGCTGGGCGATGCCGGGACTGGCCGCCGGGACGGCCGCCATGTTCAACGATGCCAGCACGCCCAACAGTAAGGAACCGAACTCCGATGACATGGAGAACTGCGCTGTCTCCGGCCAGGCAGGGAACCCCGCTCAGGGCATGGGATGCTTTGACAGCAATACGACCGGTCAGATGACGGCCCGCAGCCTGCACATCGGTGGGCTCCACCTGCTTCTGGCGGACGGGTCGGTCAGCTTCGTCAGCGAGAACATTGACTACAAGCGGAACCAGATCGGCTGCGGCGGCCTGCCCCGGGGCGTCTGGCAGGCCATACACACCCGTGGTGGTGGCGAAGTTGTTGGCGAATTCTGA
- a CDS encoding formylglycine-generating enzyme family protein, with amino-acid sequence MRILIGLFLGVVATGCGASAPDLADVKEQMNSEQRALGDPFANSVGMVFVPIPAGEFQMGSDPPKDPKKNVPGAETETPRHKVTITRPFYLAICEVTQKQYETVTGERPWEEQPLVVEGENYAASYISWEKAVEFCRKLSELENASYRLPTEAEWEYACRAGTEAAWSFGDDGRLLADYGWFDANAYQNGEQYPHAVGQKLPNAWVLYDMHGNVWEWCQDRYGDYGRDGTDQTDPQGAETGRLRVWRGGGFNDAAVNTRSATRLSYGRRDYRPEFAAGFRVLREWDAP; translated from the coding sequence ATGAGGATTCTCATCGGACTGTTCCTGGGCGTTGTCGCGACCGGATGCGGAGCCTCGGCGCCGGACCTCGCGGACGTCAAGGAGCAGATGAACTCCGAGCAGCGCGCACTGGGCGATCCGTTCGCCAACAGTGTCGGAATGGTGTTCGTGCCGATTCCCGCGGGTGAATTCCAGATGGGCTCTGACCCACCGAAGGATCCGAAGAAGAACGTTCCCGGGGCCGAGACCGAAACGCCCCGTCACAAGGTGACGATCACCCGCCCGTTCTACCTGGCCATCTGTGAGGTCACGCAGAAGCAGTATGAGACGGTGACGGGAGAACGACCCTGGGAGGAGCAGCCTCTGGTTGTCGAGGGTGAGAACTACGCCGCCAGCTACATCAGTTGGGAGAAGGCCGTCGAGTTCTGCCGCAAACTCAGCGAATTGGAGAACGCGAGCTACCGCCTGCCGACCGAGGCGGAGTGGGAGTATGCCTGCCGTGCCGGAACGGAAGCGGCCTGGAGCTTCGGCGACGACGGCAGGCTTCTGGCCGACTACGGCTGGTTCGATGCCAACGCGTATCAGAACGGTGAGCAGTACCCGCACGCCGTGGGACAGAAGCTGCCGAATGCCTGGGTGCTGTATGACATGCACGGCAACGTGTGGGAATGGTGCCAGGACCGGTATGGCGACTATGGCAGGGACGGCACGGACCAGACTGATCCGCAGGGGGCGGAGACGGGCCGGCTTCGCGTCTGGCGGGGCGGAGGATTCAACGATGCAGCGGTGAACACCCGATCGGCCACCCGGCTGAGCTACGGTCGTCGCGACTATCGTCCCGAGTTTGCCGCCGGGTTTCGCGTCCTCAGAGAGTGGGATGCCCCGTAG
- a CDS encoding beta-propeller fold lactonase family protein: MLRTSLASVASLFVISVLFGAPSNEQAAPVGSDTDSSSVVASQSAAADVEPVGHPTFVSPHAKPIVITGGYVFVTNTPADTVDVIDAAGRTLVARVPVGVDPVGIAARPDGREVWVANHISDSVSVIDTNPESPTWLQVVATIQDFDPDTRATRFDEPVGIAFADNEKAYVALSSENQIAVVDVANRTVTKRLDITAQDPRAIVVRGNRLYVIPFESNNQTQLSGGAADEIDGDLVTFDAWNHSVTNNNVLSIGHVVDIVKHPDVPDRDLYVFDTRTDELVEVVDTLGTLLYGLTVDSDGRVFIAQTDARNDANGRAGTKQHSLDQLENRPFLNRITSVSFNDDAADTPQFIDLEPLPPEQPPEGNALATPFAIQISEDDSTLVVSAAGSDKLFTVDAVTGDVLGRVDVDAVPRGIALENDEQGSPAQAWVLNAVANTVSLVDLTDTASPQVVETLTLADPTHPAVKRGRMAFETASASTTGTFSCSSCHPDGHTDQLLWVLKTPVVTGGDQIMPRSTMPVRGLRDTEPYHWDGIPGDPYGGNNSANVHGSDPPNSQVDDSASSTRHLIDGGLASTMHLTGDQAINDEGKAGRLSAAERDDMATFLLSVPYPPAQRRSYDNVVSSRAREGFELFHIKGHLDGKPQPNVCGDCHRMPFLVSTNTPGTGMDAPTWRGAYDRFLILPQGRLNIIGFDFYRRVAEEGIPERNVWQFSWQGQSRFDPVWDMVLEQSTGYSGAFARQVTLNQSTSNDDVTNDLLDALERSDREGGVVLQGEGVLIDARSATVLNLRFDAHRDGGTYVARNAGKRSFTRDELQGLAAEGRLVGTFTGRHGPHADVDHPQPALWTLGPIHEQRGRQEFPTLTPDQTAMTVSGRHIRDDAGIYVDGRRVPGAVSVGEDEQVTIELQAVPDEGTHLLQVQNPGGLFSNDFIFHVAMEQPVAEESDEHRTLGQTLRATGWDRLLGTWGDEGTGGDAFKATYEWKFRDRLLHYNGTERNKQSFAMIGVDVQKDVIFHVGADSDGSSSLGQWRFEKDGDAVLGLAYTSGDGTSGTISVRMNLEDDDTLVITLELPQPITIRMKRAESE, translated from the coding sequence ATGTTGAGAACGTCGCTCGCGTCGGTCGCATCGTTGTTTGTCATCAGTGTGCTGTTCGGCGCTCCGTCGAACGAGCAGGCCGCTCCGGTCGGCAGCGATACCGACTCCTCGTCTGTCGTCGCTTCGCAATCAGCTGCCGCTGATGTCGAACCTGTCGGCCACCCGACTTTCGTCAGCCCGCACGCGAAACCGATCGTCATCACGGGCGGGTATGTCTTCGTCACCAATACGCCCGCCGACACGGTCGACGTGATCGACGCCGCCGGGCGGACTCTGGTCGCGCGGGTCCCTGTCGGCGTTGACCCGGTCGGCATCGCGGCTCGTCCGGATGGCCGCGAAGTCTGGGTCGCGAATCACATCTCCGATTCCGTCAGCGTGATCGACACCAACCCCGAGAGCCCCACCTGGCTGCAGGTCGTCGCGACCATCCAGGACTTCGATCCCGACACGCGTGCGACGCGCTTCGACGAGCCGGTTGGAATCGCCTTCGCCGACAACGAAAAAGCCTACGTGGCGCTCTCCTCCGAGAACCAGATCGCTGTCGTCGACGTTGCAAACAGAACGGTGACAAAGCGGCTCGACATCACCGCACAGGATCCACGGGCCATCGTCGTACGCGGTAACCGCCTGTACGTAATTCCGTTCGAGTCCAACAATCAGACGCAGCTTTCCGGCGGCGCTGCGGATGAGATCGACGGCGATCTGGTGACGTTCGATGCCTGGAACCATTCCGTCACGAACAACAATGTCCTTTCGATCGGTCACGTCGTCGACATCGTCAAGCACCCGGACGTTCCCGACCGTGACCTGTACGTTTTCGACACCAGGACCGACGAACTTGTCGAGGTGGTCGACACGCTGGGAACGCTCCTCTACGGACTGACGGTCGACTCGGACGGTCGCGTCTTCATCGCGCAGACAGACGCCCGCAACGACGCGAACGGACGTGCGGGAACGAAGCAGCACAGCCTGGATCAGCTCGAGAATCGCCCGTTCCTTAACCGGATCACGAGCGTCAGCTTCAACGACGATGCGGCCGACACGCCTCAGTTCATCGACCTCGAACCGTTGCCGCCCGAGCAGCCGCCGGAGGGCAATGCACTGGCGACGCCGTTCGCCATCCAGATCAGCGAGGACGACTCGACGCTGGTGGTCTCGGCTGCCGGCTCGGACAAACTCTTCACAGTCGACGCGGTCACCGGCGACGTCCTCGGTCGCGTCGACGTCGATGCCGTCCCACGCGGCATCGCATTGGAGAACGACGAGCAGGGGAGTCCTGCTCAGGCGTGGGTGCTCAATGCCGTCGCCAACACCGTGTCTCTGGTCGACCTGACGGACACTGCCAGCCCGCAGGTGGTTGAAACGCTCACACTTGCCGACCCGACGCATCCGGCGGTCAAGCGGGGACGGATGGCCTTCGAGACCGCGTCCGCATCAACGACCGGAACGTTCTCCTGTTCGAGTTGCCACCCCGACGGGCATACCGATCAGTTGCTGTGGGTCCTCAAGACGCCCGTTGTCACCGGTGGCGATCAGATCATGCCGCGCTCGACAATGCCGGTCCGGGGCCTGCGGGACACCGAGCCTTACCACTGGGATGGCATTCCCGGTGATCCTTACGGCGGGAACAACAGTGCGAACGTCCACGGTTCCGATCCGCCGAACAGTCAGGTGGACGATTCCGCCAGCAGTACCCGACACCTGATCGACGGCGGCCTCGCGTCGACCATGCACCTGACCGGTGACCAGGCGATCAACGACGAAGGGAAGGCGGGACGACTCTCCGCAGCCGAGCGGGACGACATGGCGACGTTCCTGCTCAGCGTCCCCTATCCGCCCGCACAACGACGCTCGTACGACAACGTTGTTTCGTCACGTGCTCGCGAAGGCTTCGAACTGTTCCACATCAAGGGGCATCTGGACGGAAAACCGCAACCCAATGTCTGCGGCGACTGCCATCGCATGCCGTTCCTCGTCAGCACGAACACGCCCGGCACCGGCATGGATGCCCCCACATGGCGGGGAGCGTACGACCGTTTCCTCATCCTGCCGCAGGGCCGTCTGAACATCATCGGCTTTGACTTCTACCGCCGGGTGGCCGAGGAAGGGATTCCCGAGCGCAACGTCTGGCAGTTCTCCTGGCAGGGACAGAGCCGGTTCGACCCGGTCTGGGACATGGTCCTCGAGCAGAGCACCGGCTACTCGGGCGCGTTCGCCCGGCAGGTGACCCTCAACCAGTCCACGTCCAACGATGATGTGACGAACGATCTCCTCGATGCGCTTGAACGCTCCGACCGTGAAGGGGGCGTCGTCCTGCAGGGGGAAGGCGTGCTCATCGATGCGCGTTCCGCGACAGTTCTCAACCTCCGTTTCGACGCACACCGCGACGGCGGAACGTATGTCGCCCGCAATGCTGGCAAGCGGTCGTTCACCCGCGACGAACTGCAGGGACTCGCAGCGGAGGGACGACTCGTTGGGACGTTCACCGGTCGGCACGGTCCGCATGCGGATGTCGACCATCCGCAGCCGGCCCTCTGGACGCTCGGTCCCATCCATGAGCAGCGGGGCCGGCAGGAGTTCCCCACACTCACTCCGGATCAGACAGCGATGACCGTCAGCGGCCGTCACATCCGGGACGATGCCGGCATCTATGTCGACGGACGGCGTGTGCCCGGGGCTGTCTCCGTCGGAGAGGACGAGCAGGTGACCATCGAACTTCAGGCGGTTCCCGACGAGGGGACGCACCTCCTGCAGGTGCAGAACCCCGGCGGACTGTTCAGCAACGACTTTATCTTCCACGTCGCGATGGAGCAGCCTGTCGCGGAGGAATCGGATGAACACCGCACGCTGGGCCAGACGCTGCGGGCGACCGGCTGGGACCGGTTGCTCGGCACCTGGGGCGATGAGGGAACCGGTGGAGATGCCTTCAAGGCCACCTACGAGTGGAAATTCAGGGACCGACTGCTGCATTACAACGGCACCGAACGGAACAAGCAGTCCTTTGCAATGATCGGCGTCGACGTGCAGAAAGACGTCATCTTCCACGTCGGAGCCGACAGCGACGGAAGTTCGTCACTGGGGCAGTGGCGATTCGAAAAGGACGGAGATGCCGTGCTGGGCCTCGCCTATACGAGCGGCGACGGGACCTCGGGGACGATCAGTGTGCGGATGAATCTGGAAGACGACGACACGCTTGTGATCACACTCGAACTCCCGCAGCCGATCACGATCCGGATGAAACGCGCCGAGTCGGAGTGA
- a CDS encoding DUF3500 domain-containing protein produces the protein MAANSNRHTVNCPDCTTDISRRSFLRTAAAGGLAGSLATLTPRLHAAPTSSSPAETAVGEFYASLSDSQKAKICFPFNHKLQQKISANWHVTDPVIGDDFYSDSQRAIIDQIVKGLTSEEGYERLIRQMEEDDGGLNFYSCALFGDPQQGKFEWELTGRHLTMRADGNSVDKAAFGGPIVYGHGESDPSDNIYHYQTRQANKVFQALDPQQAKLALQDNAPRETNVQLRGSDAPFAGISGSALSDDQKQLVTETLQVLLAPYRQADIAEVMAILEQIGGVDALHMAFYKQGDLNSDKTWDIWRIEGPRFVWHFRGAPHVHAYINISA, from the coding sequence ATGGCAGCCAACAGCAACCGTCACACCGTCAACTGCCCCGACTGCACGACCGACATCTCGCGACGGTCGTTTCTGCGGACGGCAGCGGCGGGGGGCCTGGCCGGATCGCTGGCAACGCTCACCCCGCGACTGCATGCCGCCCCCACCTCCTCCAGCCCGGCCGAGACTGCCGTCGGCGAGTTCTACGCCTCCCTCTCCGACTCGCAGAAGGCGAAGATCTGCTTCCCGTTCAACCACAAGCTGCAGCAGAAGATCAGCGCCAACTGGCACGTGACCGATCCGGTCATCGGCGACGACTTCTACTCCGACAGCCAGCGGGCCATCATCGACCAGATCGTCAAGGGCCTCACCAGTGAAGAAGGCTACGAGCGACTCATCCGTCAGATGGAAGAGGATGACGGCGGCCTGAACTTCTACAGCTGTGCCCTCTTCGGCGACCCGCAGCAGGGGAAGTTCGAGTGGGAACTGACCGGCCGGCACCTCACTATGCGTGCCGACGGCAACAGCGTCGACAAGGCGGCGTTCGGCGGGCCGATCGTCTACGGCCACGGCGAAAGCGATCCGTCCGACAACATCTACCACTACCAGACCCGCCAGGCCAACAAGGTCTTTCAGGCCCTCGATCCGCAGCAGGCCAAACTGGCGCTTCAGGACAATGCTCCCCGCGAAACGAACGTGCAGCTGCGCGGCAGCGACGCCCCGTTCGCCGGGATCAGCGGCTCGGCTCTCTCCGACGACCAGAAGCAGCTCGTCACCGAAACGCTGCAGGTCCTGCTCGCCCCGTACCGCCAGGCCGACATTGCCGAGGTGATGGCGATTCTGGAGCAGATCGGCGGCGTCGACGCCCTGCACATGGCGTTCTACAAGCAGGGTGACCTGAACAGCGACAAGACGTGGGACATCTGGCGGATCGAAGGCCCGCGGTTCGTGTGGCACTTCCGGGGTGCTCCCCACGTGCATGCGTATATCAATATCAGTGCGTAG
- a CDS encoding 3-keto-disaccharide hydrolase, which yields MMLDRRAMILAGVLLIPSILFAGEKSAKQKPVEAAQADDAAAPEDGDWIPLLSAETKSLDEHWTTTGNWTLEDGVATLTPREGESGWSRWSAYLWSREKYRDFDIQFEYRLEKGGNSGFYFRVGDKDDPVKQGIEMQIYDTPPDKPDSKLSDHDAGGLIPGLKPHRNAAKPAGEWNKVEVMHFDDKIVVMLNGVNVNAHDLGPGGPLSERPRTGWIGFQDHGLPMSLRNIRIRTPSARTGSTVSAGN from the coding sequence ATGATGCTCGATCGCCGTGCGATGATACTGGCTGGCGTACTGCTGATCCCGTCGATCCTGTTCGCGGGGGAAAAATCCGCGAAGCAGAAGCCGGTCGAGGCCGCGCAGGCCGATGACGCCGCGGCTCCAGAAGACGGTGACTGGATCCCACTGCTCTCTGCCGAAACGAAAAGTCTCGACGAGCACTGGACGACGACGGGCAACTGGACGCTCGAGGATGGTGTCGCCACGCTGACGCCACGTGAAGGCGAGAGCGGGTGGTCGCGATGGTCCGCCTACCTGTGGTCGCGGGAGAAGTATCGGGACTTCGACATCCAGTTCGAGTACCGACTGGAGAAGGGGGGCAACAGCGGCTTCTACTTCCGCGTCGGCGACAAAGACGACCCGGTCAAGCAGGGTATCGAAATGCAGATCTACGACACGCCGCCCGACAAACCGGACAGCAAACTGAGTGACCACGATGCAGGCGGGCTGATCCCCGGGCTCAAGCCGCACCGCAACGCGGCAAAACCGGCCGGCGAATGGAACAAGGTGGAAGTCATGCACTTCGACGACAAGATTGTCGTCATGCTCAATGGCGTCAACGTGAACGCTCATGATCTCGGCCCGGGCGGCCCCCTTTCCGAGCGGCCGCGCACAGGGTGGATCGGCTTCCAGGACCACGGTCTGCCGATGTCACTGCGCAACATCCGGATTCGCACGCCGAGCGCCCGGACCGGCAGCACGGTGTCCGCCGGAAATTGA
- a CDS encoding leucine-rich repeat domain-containing protein encodes MRIALGVLLCAHAVAVLLIILSRQPAAPRSNQIIDRLLAFEATPLLSHIHYDARKTGRKQFWGNGRETVELHTFLASTHLSTRFCRDLLEVRTLQRLSLTEQRFDNGMLRRLSQLTNLEDLRLSNCEFAGELPDFGAMPRLRVLWVTGARLSADDLKALLAAPRLRELRLVYSDVTDADVAHIADAQPELEVLDLWYTGITQESLPELSRLVHLRELSVAGTAVTSLEDLDVLPELEILWASETGIDVSSVRHVLGFPRLKTLHLTGCPSLPDDVGEVVPVPARVRIFK; translated from the coding sequence TTGCGCATTGCCCTTGGAGTCCTGCTGTGCGCTCACGCCGTCGCCGTTTTGCTCATCATTCTGTCCCGGCAGCCCGCAGCGCCTCGTTCGAACCAGATCATCGATCGTCTCCTCGCCTTCGAAGCGACTCCGCTGCTGTCTCACATTCACTACGACGCGCGGAAGACCGGCAGGAAACAGTTCTGGGGGAATGGAAGAGAAACGGTCGAACTGCACACGTTTCTGGCTTCAACGCATCTTTCAACCCGCTTCTGCCGCGATCTGCTTGAGGTCCGCACGCTTCAGCGTCTCTCACTGACAGAGCAACGGTTCGACAACGGTATGCTGCGGCGGCTGTCGCAGCTCACGAATCTCGAGGATCTGCGACTTTCCAACTGTGAGTTCGCCGGGGAACTGCCTGACTTCGGAGCGATGCCCCGCCTGCGTGTGCTGTGGGTAACGGGAGCGCGGCTGTCCGCCGATGACCTGAAGGCGCTTCTGGCTGCTCCCCGGCTGCGGGAACTGCGTCTGGTCTATTCCGACGTGACCGATGCAGACGTCGCGCACATAGCCGATGCTCAGCCGGAACTGGAGGTGCTTGATCTCTGGTATACGGGCATTACACAGGAGTCGCTGCCGGAACTGTCGCGGCTCGTTCACCTGCGCGAGCTGTCGGTGGCCGGCACGGCGGTGACGTCACTGGAAGATCTCGACGTCCTGCCCGAGCTGGAGATTCTGTGGGCCAGCGAAACAGGAATCGACGTATCGTCCGTTCGCCATGTTCTCGGCTTTCCTCGTCTGAAAACGCTCCATCTCACGGGCTGTCCAAGTCTTCCCGACGACGTCGGTGAGGTTGTGCCGGTTCCGGCTCGTGTCCGGATCTTCAAATAG
- a CDS encoding FecR family protein, with amino-acid sequence MVDELKSLIRSYSDGEMTPGQLEHLEGTLRSEPAARELFLSELNLRAALEDAAIDASSAAVAAGDRPVAPLAASTPGGSSAAGTRLLLARMMLAVAAVAVSGIVMLFVLSAPQVSPPVAVITGVSGPLIWTGNGGHVRRELTLGTELSGGTIEGVAPESWFELTFRDGSEVMLSGPSTLTFSDDGQKELRLLQGSFSASVVPQPAGKPMRIHTRSALLEVLGTRFSVDAERSATVLTVNEGTVRATRLSDGDSVEVAAHHRVVAAADRELAPAPVPDSVNHWQSHLSRGPAWTYGDWSPQQSGRQAALSAIPYTTETGRTIYTAALGVSTGDTPSVLLLSNSQIRVRGRLDRANRVYFGITVRRTNGDFAGRFQTILLASQFGSGEFEVVLPITALALDPSLNHMRHELPVRPTDLIVESVWCHTLYDRAGLAVTSVELIPPAGSAP; translated from the coding sequence ATGGTCGACGAACTCAAGAGTCTGATCCGATCCTACTCCGACGGTGAGATGACTCCGGGCCAGCTTGAACACCTCGAGGGCACGCTCCGGAGTGAGCCGGCAGCGCGCGAGCTGTTTCTCAGCGAGCTCAATCTGCGGGCGGCCCTCGAGGATGCTGCCATCGATGCCTCGTCTGCAGCGGTCGCTGCGGGAGATCGTCCGGTCGCGCCGCTCGCTGCATCGACGCCCGGCGGGAGCTCGGCGGCTGGAACACGTTTGTTGCTGGCCCGCATGATGCTCGCCGTTGCCGCGGTGGCCGTGTCGGGAATCGTGATGCTGTTCGTGTTGTCCGCTCCTCAGGTGTCGCCACCGGTTGCAGTGATCACCGGTGTGAGTGGTCCACTGATCTGGACCGGCAACGGTGGCCATGTAAGACGCGAACTGACGCTCGGGACGGAGCTTTCGGGAGGGACGATCGAGGGAGTCGCCCCCGAATCCTGGTTCGAGCTGACGTTTCGGGACGGATCGGAAGTGATGCTCTCCGGTCCTTCAACCCTGACGTTCTCCGACGACGGCCAGAAGGAACTGCGGCTGCTTCAGGGGAGCTTTTCTGCCAGCGTTGTCCCTCAGCCGGCCGGAAAGCCGATGCGGATTCATACGCGGTCCGCTCTGCTCGAAGTGCTGGGGACCCGCTTCAGCGTCGACGCCGAGCGTTCTGCGACGGTCCTTACGGTCAACGAAGGAACGGTCCGGGCGACCCGGCTGAGCGATGGCGATTCCGTCGAAGTGGCTGCGCACCACCGTGTCGTGGCGGCTGCAGATCGCGAACTTGCGCCGGCTCCAGTTCCCGACTCAGTGAACCACTGGCAGAGTCATTTGAGCCGCGGTCCTGCGTGGACCTACGGCGACTGGTCGCCGCAGCAGTCCGGGCGACAGGCAGCACTTTCGGCGATACCGTACACGACGGAAACCGGCCGAACGATCTACACCGCGGCCCTTGGAGTTTCGACCGGCGACACGCCGTCCGTCCTGCTTCTCTCCAACTCTCAGATTCGGGTTCGGGGGCGCCTCGACAGGGCGAACCGGGTGTACTTCGGAATCACGGTCCGCCGGACCAACGGTGATTTCGCCGGCCGCTTCCAGACGATTCTTCTTGCCAGTCAGTTCGGCAGCGGGGAATTCGAGGTCGTCCTGCCAATTACCGCCTTGGCGCTGGACCCCTCGCTGAACCACATGCGGCACGAGCTTCCCGTCCGTCCGACCGACCTGATCGTCGAGTCGGTCTGGTGTCACACGCTCTACGATCGGGCCGGCCTTGCCGTGACATCCGTTGAACTCATTCCACCAGCAGGGTCAGCACCTTGA
- a CDS encoding zinc-dependent alcohol dehydrogenase family protein → MKAMLVRSYGADAVFEAADVEKPAVKPGHVLVKIAASSVNTVDTMIRTMGKELPLSPELPAILGMDFSGTIEAVGEGVQGYSVGDEVYGCAGGLADLPGTLAEYIVADANLIAPKPKNLSMREAAALPLVGITAYEGLTRAGVGKGQKVLVHGGSGGVGHVALQLAKHFGAEVYSTGGGEKQLELIEKLGATAINYKAEPVDDYVAKHTGGAGFDVVFDSVGGANLSNSFQAAALSGQIATTVSMCELDLTPAHFKGLSLHVVFMLIPMLHGVGREEHAKALRYLTKVAEAGELTPVLDEERFTLEEAGAAHARLESGKAIGKVVVENG, encoded by the coding sequence ATGAAAGCGATGCTTGTTCGCAGCTATGGTGCCGATGCCGTCTTCGAAGCGGCCGACGTCGAGAAGCCTGCCGTCAAACCGGGGCATGTGCTGGTGAAGATCGCGGCTTCGAGCGTCAATACGGTCGACACGATGATCCGCACCATGGGAAAAGAGCTACCGCTCTCACCCGAGTTGCCGGCCATCCTGGGGATGGACTTCTCCGGGACGATCGAGGCGGTTGGCGAAGGTGTTCAGGGCTATTCAGTCGGCGATGAGGTGTACGGCTGCGCGGGCGGACTGGCTGACCTGCCCGGGACGCTGGCCGAATACATCGTGGCGGATGCCAACCTGATTGCCCCGAAGCCGAAGAACCTGTCAATGCGGGAAGCCGCGGCACTGCCATTGGTCGGCATCACCGCCTACGAAGGACTGACCCGGGCGGGAGTCGGCAAAGGGCAGAAGGTGCTCGTGCATGGTGGCTCGGGCGGCGTGGGGCATGTCGCCCTGCAACTGGCGAAACACTTCGGTGCCGAGGTGTACTCCACCGGCGGCGGCGAGAAGCAGCTCGAGCTGATCGAGAAACTCGGCGCGACCGCGATCAACTACAAGGCGGAGCCGGTTGACGATTACGTCGCAAAGCACACCGGCGGGGCCGGATTCGACGTCGTGTTCGACTCGGTCGGTGGCGCGAACTTGTCGAACTCGTTCCAGGCGGCGGCGCTGAGTGGACAGATCGCCACGACCGTCTCGATGTGCGAGTTGGACCTGACACCAGCACACTTCAAGGGACTCTCGCTGCATGTCGTCTTCATGCTCATTCCGATGCTGCACGGCGTCGGGCGGGAAGAGCATGCGAAGGCATTGCGTTATCTGACGAAGGTGGCCGAGGCAGGTGAGCTGACCCCCGTCCTGGACGAAGAACGCTTCACACTCGAAGAGGCGGGGGCGGCACACGCTCGCCTGGAAAGCGGGAAGGCGATAGGAAAAGTGGTCGTGGAGAATGGTTGA
- a CDS encoding winged helix-turn-helix transcriptional regulator has product MDTIGTTSGKTRHTDYGRVACPVEATLELIGGKWKGIVLYYLLDGRLRFSELKRRIGCVTQRMLTKQLRELESSGLVNRIVYAEIPPRVEYELTEEGKSLKPILAVLKEWGETHALKLLESRGAAEKSGGVELGTAD; this is encoded by the coding sequence ATGGATACCATTGGCACAACGAGCGGGAAGACGCGGCACACCGATTACGGCCGCGTCGCCTGTCCGGTCGAAGCGACGCTGGAACTGATCGGCGGGAAGTGGAAGGGGATCGTGCTCTACTACCTGCTCGACGGCCGGCTGCGATTCAGCGAACTCAAACGCCGGATCGGCTGCGTGACGCAGCGGATGCTGACGAAACAGCTGCGGGAGCTGGAATCGTCCGGGCTGGTCAACCGCATCGTTTACGCAGAGATTCCCCCTCGCGTCGAGTACGAGCTGACGGAGGAAGGAAAGTCGCTTAAGCCGATTCTGGCGGTGCTCAAAGAGTGGGGCGAGACGCACGCCTTGAAGCTGCTGGAGAGCCGTGGCGCTGCTGAAAAGAGTGGGGGCGTGGAATTGGGAACTGCAGATTAG